GGTGTTCTGCTCCGAAGGCAGCCCCGCTGGTTTCGATACCGCGCAGTACACGACCGCGACCGATAACGACGCCGCCGAGCCGCTGTACAACCGCCTGGCGGAGTTTGAAAAAGGCGCGACCAACGTCGTACCGGGCCTGGCCACGAGCTGGGATATTTCCGAGGACGGTCTCAAGTACACCTTCCACCTGCGCCCGGGCGTGAAATTTCACACGACCAAATACTTCACGCCGACGCGCGATTTCAACGCCGATGACGTGCTGTTCACGTTCAACCGCATGCTCGATCCGCAACAACCGTTCCGTAAGGCTTACCCCACCGAATTCCCGTACTTCAACGGGATGAGCCTGAACAAGAACATCGCCAAGGTCGAAAAGACCGGGCCGCTGACCGTGGTCATGACGCTCAACAGCGTCGACGCCGCGTTCATCCAGAACATCGCCATGAGCTTCGCCGCCATTCTCTCCGCCGAGTACGCCGACAAGCTGATGGCTGAAGGCAAGCCGAGCGACATCAACCAGAAGCCGATCGGCACCGGGCCGTTCGTATTCAAGAGTTACCAGAAAGACTCGAACATCCGTTACACCGGCAACAAGCAGTACTGGGCCCCTGAGCGGGTCAAGCTGGACAACCTGATCTTCGCCATCAACACCGACGCATCGGTGCGCGTGCAGAAGCTCAAGGCCAACGAGTGCCAGATCACCCTGCACCCCCGTCCTGCCGACGTCACCGCACTGAAGAATGACCCGGCGCTGAAACTGATCGAGAAGCCTGGCTTCAACCTCGGCTACATCGCCTACAACGTGCGCCACAAACCGTTCGACCAGCTCGAAGTGCGTCAGGCGCTGGACATGGCGGTGAACAAGCAAGGCATTCTCAACGCCGTTTACCAGGGCGCGGGACAATTGGCGGTCAACGCCATGCCACCGACCCAGTGGTCCTACGACGAGAGCATCAAGGATGCCGCCTACAACCCGGAAAAAGCCAAGGAATTGCTCAAGGCTGCCGGCGTAAAGGAAGGCACCGAAATCACCCTGTGGGCCATGCCCGTGCAACGTCCGTACAACCCGAACGCCAAGTTGATGGCCGAGATGCTCCAGGCTGACTGGGCGAAGATCGGGCTCAAGGTCAAGATTGTCAGCTACGAATGGGGCGAGTACATCAAGCGCACCAAGAATGGCGAGCACGACATCAGCCTGATTGGCTGGACCGGCGACAATGGTGATCCGGACAACTGGCTCGGCACCCTGTACAGCTGCGACGCCATTGGCGGCAACAACTATTCCATGTGGTGTGATCCGGCTTACGACAAGCTGATCAAGCAGGCCAAGGTCGTCACCGACCGCGAGCAACGCACCGAGTTGTACAAGCAGGCGCAGCAGTACCTCAAGCAACAGGTACCGATCACGCCAGTCGCCCACTCGACGGTCAACCAGCCGTTGAGCGCCAAAATCGAAGGGTTCAAAGTCAGCCCATTCGGTCGCAACGTGTTCTCGGGCGTCAGCATCGAAAAATAAAACCGTGTAGCTAAACGCTGGGGGCGCATTGCGCCCTCACGCAAGCGTATTGCCGTAATTCGCCCAATCGGCGAAGAGCAAACGTTTGCGATGCGTGCAAGAGTTCCAAACCAATAGCCGGATCACCAAAAAAAGACCGGTATAAAAAAAGAAAGTAAGGAGCTTCACCCATGAAACTGAGCAGCACCGCATTATTGGCCTTGGCCATCAGCAGCGTAACCGCCACGGCTTACGCGCAAACCCAGAGCCAGGCGTTCACCCCGGTTACTGTTAAAGAAAAAAGCGCCCAGAGCGAAGCCACCGGTTTTGTCGAAGGCCAGTCCATCAGCGGCACGACCCGTAACTGGTACGCCAATGAAGACAAACAGCGCGGCGACACCTTCAGTTACGAGCGCCATGGCGAAGAATTGACCGGCACGCGCCGTATCAACTGGGTTCAGGGCACCATCCTGAACTACACCTCGGGCTTCACCCAAGGCGCTGTAGGTTTTAACACTGAAGTCGCCGCGTACAACGCGATTGCCTTGGATCGCAGCCGTGAAGATATCAAGGGTGGCGGCAACCGTACCCTGGCCCACTCCAATGGTGACGCGGTGGATCAGTGGAGCAAACTGGGCGTGGCCAACCTCAAGGCGCGCGTCTCCAACTCCACCCTGACTGCCGGTCGCCAGAGCTACAGCAGCCCGCAAGTCGACACCATCGGCAACCGTGCCCTGCCTTCGAGTTTCCAGGGTGTAAGCCTGAACGTCGCGGAGCTGGAAAACCTGACCTTCGATTTCGCGACTTTTGACCGCGTATCCCCACGTATGGAACAAAGTCAGCAAAAATTCCGCTCCGAATACGGCGATCGTAGCGTCGAGTCCGATCACATTTACACCGGCGGCATCACCTACACGCCGTTCTCCAGTTTGACCACCAGCCTGTGGGCGACCCAGGCTGAAGACTTCTGGAACCAGTACTACTTCGGCGCCTCCCACGTGCTGGGCGACAGCCAGGTACTGAGCCTGACCACCGGCCTGAACTACTACAAAACCCAGGACGAAGGTAAGGCGCTGATGGGCGACATCGACAACGACACCTACTCCTTGTCGTTCGGCCTGACCCACCAGGCTCACAGCCTGACCTTCTCGTATCAGGAAGTGAACGGTAACGAGTACTTCGACTACCTGCACGAAACCAATGGCATCTACCTGGCCAACTCCCTGCTGTCGGACTTCAACGGCCCTAACGAAAAATCGTTCCAGGTTGCCTATGGTCTGAACATGGCCGAATACGGCGTGCCAGGCCTGAAGTTCAACATCTATCAGGCTCGCGGCTGGGACATCGACGGGACTCACTACACCGGCAACAAAGGCGTAGAGGGCAAAGGCTACGACGGCGTCCAGAAACAGGACGGCGAACACCATTACGAATACGGTATCGGTGCCAGTTACGCGGTGCAGAGCGGCCCACTCAAGGCCACCACTGTTCGCGCGACCTACACCACTCACCGCGCCAGCGAATTCCAGTCTGACGGCAGCATCAACGAGTTCCGTCTCGTGACCACCATCCCGTTCAACATTCTGTAAAAACCAGCCGAGCGGCCGATTCAGCGATGAATCGGCCGCTCGGATTTGTCCGACTAACCGATTGCAGAGGGTTCTTGATGAAAATGCTTCCCCTACGTGCGGCCATCGCGGCCGCGTTGCTGAGTGTCGCGGTGGGCGTATCGGCCAAACCGCTGGTGGTCTGCACCGAAGCCAGCCCGGAAGGCTTCGACATGGTCCAGTACACGACGGCGGTCACCGCCGATGCCGTGGCTGAAACCATCTTCAATCGGCTGGCGGACTTCAAGCCTGGTACCACTGATGTGATTCCGGCCCTGGCCGACTCCTGGGACATCAGCGAGGACGGTCTGAGCTACACGTTCCACCTGCGCAAAGGCGTGAAGTTTCACACCACCGAATACTTCAAACCGACGCGCGACATGAATGCCGACGACGTGGTCTGGAGTTTCCAGCGCCAGCTGGACCCGAATCACCCATGGCACAAACTGTCGAGCGTGGGTTTCCCGTACTTTGAAAGCATGGGCTTCAAGGAGCTGCTGAAAAGCGTCGAGAAAGTCGACGACAATACGGTCAAGTTCACCCTGACCCGCCGCGAAGCGCCGTTCCTGGCCGACATCGCCATGGCCTTCTCCTCGATCTACTCCGCCGAGTACGCCGATCAGTTGCTCAAGGCCAACAAGGCTGCCGACCTGAACAACAAGCCGGTCGGCACCGGACCGTTCGTCTTCCACCGCTACAACAAGGACGCCCAGGTTCGCTTCAAGGCCAACCCGGACTACTTCCGTGGCAAGCCACCGGCCGAGGCGCTGATCCTGGCCATCGGCACCGACAACAACGTGCGCCTGCAAAAACTCAAGGCCAACGAGTGCCAGGTCGCGCTCTATCCAAAACCGGATGACATCCCGAGCATCAAGAAAGACCCGAACCTGAAAGTCGATGAACTGAACGCGATGACCGTTTCGTACGTCGCCATGAACACCACGCACAAGTACATGAGTGATGTGCGGGTGCGCAAAGCTATCGACATCGCCTTCGACAAGGAAGCCTACGTCAACGCACTGTTCGGCAAAGGTAATGCGACCGTAGCGGTCAACCCGTATCCGGATACCCTGCTCGGCTATAACCACAGCCTGAAGAACCCGCCTCGCGACCTGGACAAGGCCCGAGCCCTGCTCAAGGAAGCCGGCGTACCGGAAGGCACCACTTTCACCCTGTTCACCCGCAATGGTGGCGGTCCGACCAACCCTAATCCGATGCTCGGCGCGCAGATGATGCAGGCTGACCTGGCCAAGGTCGGGATCAAGATCGACATCCGCGTGATGGAATGGGGTGAAATGCTCAAACGCGCTAAAAACGGCGAGCACGATATGGTTTCCGCTGGATGGGCGGGCGATAACGGCGACCCGGATAACTTCCTGACGCCTATGCTCAGTTGCGAAGCGGCGAAGAACGGCGAAAACTACGCGCGCTGGTGCAATGACAAGTTCCAGACGCTGATCGACCAGGCTCGCGAAAAGACCGATCCGGCCGAACGGGCAGCGCTCTACGAGCAGGCTCAGGTTATTTTTAATCAGGACCAGCCGTGGATCAGCATGGCACACACTAGAATGTTCACAGCAATGCGCAACAACGTAGAGGGCTATCACATTAGCCCCCTCACCACTAATAACTTCGCCACCACCCAGGTGAAGTAATAAGAAAACTCCCGGCATTCCTGAACCCAGGCAT
The Pseudomonas sp. MYb327 DNA segment above includes these coding regions:
- a CDS encoding ABC transporter substrate-binding protein, with the protein product MKMLPLRAAIAAALLSVAVGVSAKPLVVCTEASPEGFDMVQYTTAVTADAVAETIFNRLADFKPGTTDVIPALADSWDISEDGLSYTFHLRKGVKFHTTEYFKPTRDMNADDVVWSFQRQLDPNHPWHKLSSVGFPYFESMGFKELLKSVEKVDDNTVKFTLTRREAPFLADIAMAFSSIYSAEYADQLLKANKAADLNNKPVGTGPFVFHRYNKDAQVRFKANPDYFRGKPPAEALILAIGTDNNVRLQKLKANECQVALYPKPDDIPSIKKDPNLKVDELNAMTVSYVAMNTTHKYMSDVRVRKAIDIAFDKEAYVNALFGKGNATVAVNPYPDTLLGYNHSLKNPPRDLDKARALLKEAGVPEGTTFTLFTRNGGGPTNPNPMLGAQMMQADLAKVGIKIDIRVMEWGEMLKRAKNGEHDMVSAGWAGDNGDPDNFLTPMLSCEAAKNGENYARWCNDKFQTLIDQAREKTDPAERAALYEQAQVIFNQDQPWISMAHTRMFTAMRNNVEGYHISPLTTNNFATTQVK
- a CDS encoding ABC transporter substrate-binding protein gives rise to the protein MRHTLVLSALLGTGLLAATSMSQAANNSLVFCSEGSPAGFDTAQYTTATDNDAAEPLYNRLAEFEKGATNVVPGLATSWDISEDGLKYTFHLRPGVKFHTTKYFTPTRDFNADDVLFTFNRMLDPQQPFRKAYPTEFPYFNGMSLNKNIAKVEKTGPLTVVMTLNSVDAAFIQNIAMSFAAILSAEYADKLMAEGKPSDINQKPIGTGPFVFKSYQKDSNIRYTGNKQYWAPERVKLDNLIFAINTDASVRVQKLKANECQITLHPRPADVTALKNDPALKLIEKPGFNLGYIAYNVRHKPFDQLEVRQALDMAVNKQGILNAVYQGAGQLAVNAMPPTQWSYDESIKDAAYNPEKAKELLKAAGVKEGTEITLWAMPVQRPYNPNAKLMAEMLQADWAKIGLKVKIVSYEWGEYIKRTKNGEHDISLIGWTGDNGDPDNWLGTLYSCDAIGGNNYSMWCDPAYDKLIKQAKVVTDREQRTELYKQAQQYLKQQVPITPVAHSTVNQPLSAKIEGFKVSPFGRNVFSGVSIEK
- a CDS encoding OprD family porin; translated protein: MKLSSTALLALAISSVTATAYAQTQSQAFTPVTVKEKSAQSEATGFVEGQSISGTTRNWYANEDKQRGDTFSYERHGEELTGTRRINWVQGTILNYTSGFTQGAVGFNTEVAAYNAIALDRSREDIKGGGNRTLAHSNGDAVDQWSKLGVANLKARVSNSTLTAGRQSYSSPQVDTIGNRALPSSFQGVSLNVAELENLTFDFATFDRVSPRMEQSQQKFRSEYGDRSVESDHIYTGGITYTPFSSLTTSLWATQAEDFWNQYYFGASHVLGDSQVLSLTTGLNYYKTQDEGKALMGDIDNDTYSLSFGLTHQAHSLTFSYQEVNGNEYFDYLHETNGIYLANSLLSDFNGPNEKSFQVAYGLNMAEYGVPGLKFNIYQARGWDIDGTHYTGNKGVEGKGYDGVQKQDGEHHYEYGIGASYAVQSGPLKATTVRATYTTHRASEFQSDGSINEFRLVTTIPFNIL